The window GCCGCCTGGGCGACGGCCGCTCCCATCGCGTTCGGGTCCGCGTACGGAGCACCGCCGGGACCGTGGTGCAGGTAGTGGAACTCCCCCACGACGGTGATGCCGGCCAGCGCCATCTCCGCGTACACGGCCCGGGCGAGAGCGAGGTAGGAGTCCGGGTCGAGCCGTTCCGCGACGGCGTACATCGCCTCGCGCCAGGTCCAGAAGTCCCCGCTCCCGTCGTGGGTCCGGGCCCGCAGCGCGCGGTGGAAGGCGTGGGAGTGCGCGTTCGCCAGACCGGGGACCGTGAGGCCGCGCAGGACGGTCGCGCCCGCGGGCGGCGTCGCGCCCGCGGGCGGCGCCGCGGCCGGGGTGACGGCGGTGAACCGGTCCCCGCTCACGGCGACCGCGACCCCGGAGGCCGGGCCGTCGGGCAGCAGGACGTGCTCGCACCAGAAGAGCGCGTCCGGGTCGGGAGCGCTCACGCGGTGGGGACCGGGTCGGCGGAGTCGTCGGCCGCGAGGTCGGCGAGGACCGCGGCGAGCGCCGAGACGCCGGCGTGACAGTCGGCGGTCTCGGCGTGCTCGTCGGGAGCGTGCGAGACGCCCGTCGGGTTGCGGACGAACAGCATGGTGGTCGGGATCCCGGCGGCGGCGAGGATGCCCGCGTCGTGTCCGGCCCCGGTCGGGATCACGGGCACTCCCCCGAGTTGGGACGCCACGCGCGCCGCGAGGTCCCCGCCGAACGTGACCGCGGGCGACCAGGACTCCTCGGCCAGGTCCACGCTGACGCCGTCCTCGGCGCCGCGCCTGCGGGCGGCGTCGACGACCTCGGTGACCACGGCGCGGACGGTCGCCTCGTCGGAGGCGCGGGCGTCGAGCCAGGCGTTGACCTCGGAGGGGATCGCGTTCGTGCCGTTCGGACGGACCGTCACTTTCCCCACGGTGGCCCGGGCGCGCAGGTGCAGGGCCGCGGTCCGCGCCTGCTGCACGGAGGCGGCGAACGCGAGCATCGGGTCGGACCGGTCACCCAGCGCCGTGGTGCCGGCGTGGTCGGCGCGGCCGCGGAACGTCAGCTTCCAGCGTCCGTGGGGCCAGATCCCCGACCCCACCGCGACGGGCGCGCTCGTGTTCGCGAGGTGGCGACCCTGCTCGACGTGGAGCTCGACGAACGCCCCGATCCGGGCCAGCCGCGACCGGTCCGCGCCGAGCCAGGCCGGGTCGGCGCCGGCGGAGCGCATGGCCTGCGCGAGCGTCACCCCGTCCCCGTCACGCAGGCCGGCGGCCCGCGTCGGGTCGAGCGTGCCCGTGAGCAGGCGCGACCCGATGCACGGGACACCGAAGCGCGCCCCCTCCTCGTCGGTGAAGGCCACGACCGCGACGGGCCGCGGCGGGGTCCAGCCGTCGGCGGCGAGCGCGTCGAGGGCGGCGAAGGCGGAGACGATCCCGAGCGGGCCGTCGTAGGCACCGCCGTCGGGGACGGAGTCCAGGTGCGAGCCGGTCACGACCGCCGGCCCGGGCAGGCGCTCGCCCAGCCACGCCCACAGGTTGCCGTTGCGGTCGCGCTCGACGGCCAGGCCGCGCGCCTTCGCCTGCGCGGTGAACCACTCCCGGCAGGTGAGGTCCGGGGCCGTCCAGGCGAAGCGGCGGTAGCCACCGCTCGTCGCGTCGCGGCCGATGCCCGCGAGCTCGGCCCACATCCCGTCGAAGCCCGTCCCGGCGTCCACGCGCGGCTCCGGCGTCAGGGTTCCGGTGCCGGCGGGGGCATCGTCGGGTAGGTGGAGACCGGGGCGGCCCCCGGGCCCCCGGCCGACGCGGGCCGGTCCGCGGGGGCGCGGAAACGGCGGGTCAGGCCGGGCGAGGTGAAGTGGTGCCCGACGGCGACGATGATCGCGTCGAGCAGGACGGCGAGGACGGCGATGAGGACGCCGCCGGTGGCGACCATCCCGTAACTGCGGAACTCGTCCGACTGCCCGTCGATGATCAGCCGGCCCAGGCCCTCCGCCCCGACGAAGGCGGCGACGGCGGCCATCGCGACGACCTGCCGCGTCGACTTGCGGACGCCCTCGATCAGGTCCGGCAGCGCCATCGGCACCTCGACCGAGCGCACGATCTGACTGGGCAACATGCCCGCGGCGCGCGCGGACTCGACCGCGGCCTGGTCGACGAGCCGGATCCCCGTGTACGCGGCCGTCATCATCGGCGGGACGGCCAGGATCACCAGGCCGAGCAGCACAGCGTCGTTGCCGGTGTCGATCTTCAGCGCGAAGT is drawn from Sporichthya brevicatena and contains these coding sequences:
- a CDS encoding allantoate amidohydrolase, whose translation is MWAELAGIGRDATSGGYRRFAWTAPDLTCREWFTAQAKARGLAVERDRNGNLWAWLGERLPGPAVVTGSHLDSVPDGGAYDGPLGIVSAFAALDALAADGWTPPRPVAVVAFTDEEGARFGVPCIGSRLLTGTLDPTRAAGLRDGDGVTLAQAMRSAGADPAWLGADRSRLARIGAFVELHVEQGRHLANTSAPVAVGSGIWPHGRWKLTFRGRADHAGTTALGDRSDPMLAFAASVQQARTAALHLRARATVGKVTVRPNGTNAIPSEVNAWLDARASDEATVRAVVTEVVDAARRRGAEDGVSVDLAEESWSPAVTFGGDLAARVASQLGGVPVIPTGAGHDAGILAAAGIPTTMLFVRNPTGVSHAPDEHAETADCHAGVSALAAVLADLAADDSADPVPTA
- a CDS encoding ABC transporter permease → MNLMWNYLSDADNWSGSDGIGARILEHLMLSLGALVIAALIAFPIGLMVGHGRRGDDVPITLGALGRLVAPLGVFCYFALKIDTGNDAVLLGLVILAVPPMMTAAYTGIRLVDQAAVESARAAGMLPSQIVRSVEVPMALPDLIEGVRKSTRQVVAMAAVAAFVGAEGLGRLIIDGQSDEFRSYGMVATGGVLIAVLAVLLDAIIVAVGHHFTSPGLTRRFRAPADRPASAGGPGAAPVSTYPTMPPPAPEP